TGCGTTCAGTCGCCCCTCGCTGGCGCGCTCCTGGAGCagcgcgaggagctgctcgagAAAACTAAAGTTCTGCGTGGGGGCTGCGTAGAGGGGGCCGGAGAGAacgatgctgccgccgcacaccggacacgcacctgcagctgctgtcgacgtcgcggaggcggcgctcggCATCTGCTGTAGTGTAAGTGGTGTGATCTTGGGATTCGTATGGCGACTCGGCGAGGCGGGGTACACCTCCTTACGAACACCGTCAACCTCGtgtgccaccgcctcgtcatcgtcgttgCCGTCACGCACGCGCTTTGCGCCCTGACGCTGATGGGGATGCGCATGCGAGGCATCCGCCGCGCCTTCTGTTGTTTCGCTTTCCTTCTGCTCATCTGCGCTGCTGTTGGCGCGTTCTTCGcgagcgcgccgctgccgttcgcTTGTTTCGCGCTTCTGCCGGCGGCGTTCCTGCCGCGACGGCCGGggctgccgcgccgtcgccatcggcCGCACCCAGAATGCTGAGCAGCTCGAGCACTGCAGCTGGTATCCGAGCTTGCAGGCGCTGAGCTTGACCTCGGCCGGCTGCTTGTAGACGCGAAAAAAGCAGCGCACGTAGAAGTCGATGTGGAgtgagagcagcggcacaatGAACTTCTGGTGCCTGTTAGCCACCCGCTCGACGCAGGCgagcagcgtgcgcaccgcGGCCTCGTGACAGTGGGCAGCCTTGTAGGGCATCGAGCTGTACTTGGCATGGGCGGTGTCGGCAAAGTTGCCGCACAGGATGGCACTGTCTGTGCTCGTCACAAGCATCAGCCCACCCTCTTTGATACAGCGAAAGGCGCCGTCCAGGAAGGGCGACGCGGAGCCGTATGGATCCAGATCGACGACATCCATCAGCTcttgctgcagcagcggacgcagcgacggcgttgccgaTGTCTCCGCGGGTGCATCGACGAGGCCGACGCGCTTTCCGGGGTGCACGTTGCTGTTCATCGCCAGCCGGAACATGAGGTCGTTGGCGTCATCAAGGTTCGGCAagatggcgccgccggcgcgcacCCCAACGCTGGGCGACGCACCAGTCGCCAACTCacccttctccgcctctgcctcgcctGGGTAAACTTCAATCGCGGCGGCCGGCATGTTCTCCATCAAGGTTGGGTACTGAACCGGGACCCCGTTGTACGCGCAGTTGCGCACGATGCAGTCCACCGCGTCCGCGTCCATATCGTTGGCGATGATGTAGCGCACGTTGCTGATCTCCTTGAAGTAGCGAATCGCCCGCAGCCCCGTCGCGCTGAGGGCCTCGAGGATGGTGATCCCCTCCCTcgtgccaccgcggcgccgcggctccGTCAACCGCAGTCGCGAGAAGACCTCGATAACGCAGATACTCAAGTCCCGGTTCACCACTTGCGCCGGGTTGTAGAACACGGCCTGGCCCACCAGCTGGTTctcggcctcctcgtcgctgagGTTCGAGACCGGAGCAGGCGCCCCCGAAGACGTGCATGTTTTCTccttcggcggcggctccaGCACTGCTGTCGTCCCCTCCGTGATCTTCGTAAAGCCGGCCGGACTTTCGCGCGTGACGGCGTCGTAGTTGAACTGACCAGACTTCACCGACATCTGTGTGCCAatgctggcgcagcacacgcacgcgctgcgaCGGTCGGGGTACGGGACGCTGAGAGGCGAGCGCCTCAGTTGGGGTAAGGGCACCGCTTGATGTCGTCTGTACAAAGTGGCGATACGGACCCCTTTCTTTCTTGGCTCTACTGGTCTAGCGGCGTTCcacgtctgtgcgtgtgtgtgtgtgtgtgtgcagaagACGAGTGGAGAagggcgagggcggaggcacgGTTGACGACGCTACAGGGAGCACATATACGCAAGAGGGCAAGAGAGTCCACGCGCTTCGTTTGCCGCGAGCCATCATGGATGTAACGAAGCCACGTGCAGGACGTGTgtgctctgtgtgtgcgggcgtaGCCAAGCGtacacacagcagcagcaacagcaccaccaaaggggggagggaagagccACAAGTACTTGGAATGATAAGCAAACATGTGTAT
Above is a window of Leishmania mexicana MHOM/GT/2001/U1103 complete genome, chromosome 13 DNA encoding:
- a CDS encoding putative N(2), N(2)-dimethylguanosine tRNA methyltransferase, yielding MSVKSGQFNYDAVTRESPAGFTKITEGTTAVLEPPPKEKTCTSSGAPAPVSNLSDEEAENQLVGQAVFYNPAQVVNRDLSICVIEVFSRLRLTEPRRRGGTREGITILEALSATGLRAIRYFKEISNVRYIIANDMDADAVDCIVRNCAYNGVPVQYPTLMENMPAAAIEVYPGEAEAEKGELATGASPSVGVRAGGAILPNLDDANDLMFRLAMNSNVHPGKRVGLVDAPAETSATPSLRPLLQQELMDVVDLDPYGSASPFLDGAFRCIKEGGLMLVTSTDSAILCGNFADTAHAKYSSMPYKAAHCHEAAVRTLLACVERVANRHQKFIVPLLSLHIDFYVRCFFRVYKQPAEVKLSACKLGYQLQCSSCSAFWVRPMATARQPRPSRQERRRQKRETSERQRRAREERANSSADEQKESETTEGAADASHAHPHQRQGAKRVRDGNDDDEAVAHEVDGVRKEVYPASPSRHTNPKITPLTLQQMPSAASATSTAAAGACPVCGGSIVLSGPLYAAPTQNFSFLEQLLALLQERASEGRLNAEARITGLVRIALEELPNCPLFYLLPDVASYVRVRCPSTPCIVGALTRLGYRCSQVHCAAAGLKTDCPPEVLFRVMLQWKTVQDTLDPVGEAAVEDGADNSKKKFPAASIAPRPLLVTPLAEADFTYDKAHDFRGRVTGVAKFVPNAPGWGPRRRHQGAAAVPEAVECGNGEDNEGGGGEA